Proteins from a single region of Nomascus leucogenys isolate Asia chromosome 2, Asia_NLE_v1, whole genome shotgun sequence:
- the GINS2 gene encoding DNA replication complex GINS protein PSF2, whose protein sequence is MDAAEVEFLAEKELVTIIPNFSLDKIYLIGGDLGPFNPGLPVEVPLWLAINLKQRQKCRLLPPEWMDVEKLEKMRDHERKEETFTPMPSPYYMELTKLLLNHASDNIPKADEIRTLVKDMWDTRIAKLRVSADSFVRQQEAHAKLDNLTLMEINTSGTFLTEALNHMYKLRTNLQPLESTQSQDF, encoded by the exons ATGGACGCGGCCGAGGTCGAGTTTCTTGCCGAGAAGGAGCTGGTTACCATTATCCCCAACTTCAGTCTGGACAAGATCTACCTCATCGGG GGGGACCTGGGGCCTTTTAACCCTGGTTTACCAGTGGAAGTGCCCCTGTGGCTGGCGATTAACCTGAAACAAAGACAGAAATGTCGCCTGCTCCCTCCGGAGTGGATGGACGTAG AAAAGTTGGAGAAGATGAGGGATCATGAACGAAAGGAAGAAACTTTTACCCCAATGCCCAGCCCTTACTACATGGAACTTACCAAGCTCTTGTTAAATCA TGCTTCCGACAACATCCCGAAGGCAGATGAAATCCGGACCCTGGTCAAGGATATGTGGGACACTCGTATAGCCAAACTCCGAGTGTCTGCTGACAGCTTTGTGCGACAGCAGGAGGCACATGCCAAG cTGGATAACTTGACCTTGATGGAGATCAACACCAGCGGGACTTTCCTTACAGAAGCGCTCAACCACATGTACAAACTCCGCACGAACCTCCAGCCTTTGGAGAGTACTCAGTCTCAGGACTTCTAG